The Clostridioides difficile genome has a segment encoding these proteins:
- a CDS encoding DNA-binding protein — protein MNNEERIDKFLELQNKGIKFTEIAQNLKISQSTLRTFLNKKGYKSEKGKYILKDELKYKEDLEKEKTNENNTNNIKKVSTKKKKSNEKVLDKSIEQIEFNDTDLKNTKARKNIKPKKDRKINITQEDLDKLCEVYDWYLEVKDYNIKPKKISNKKDVHIDNESLNELKTTRIRIDKETWSDFERLCSNSNFEKHQILTQALKEFMKKYKNLL, from the coding sequence ATGAATAATGAGGAAAGAATTGATAAATTTTTAGAGCTTCAAAATAAAGGAATAAAATTTACAGAGATAGCTCAAAATCTAAAAATTAGTCAAAGTACTTTAAGAACTTTTTTAAATAAAAAAGGATATAAGTCAGAAAAAGGTAAATACATATTGAAAGACGAATTAAAGTATAAAGAAGATTTGGAAAAAGAAAAAACTAATGAAAATAACACTAATAATATAAAAAAGGTAAGCACCAAAAAGAAGAAATCTAATGAAAAGGTTTTAGATAAGAGTATTGAACAGATTGAGTTTAATGATACGGATTTAAAAAATACAAAAGCAAGAAAAAATATTAAACCTAAAAAAGACAGAAAAATAAATATAACTCAAGAAGATTTAGATAAGCTTTGCGAAGTGTATGATTGGTATTTAGAAGTGAAGGATTATAATATAAAACCTAAAAAAATATCTAATAAAAAAGATGTACATATAGATAATGAATCTTTAAATGAATTAAAAACAACAAGAATACGTATAGATAAAGAAACTTGGAGTGACTTTGAAAGATTATGTAGCAACTCAAATTTTGAAAAACACCAAATACTTACACAAGCATTGAAGGAATTTATGAAAAAGTATAAAAATCTACTATAA